The Primulina tabacum isolate GXHZ01 chromosome 7, ASM2559414v2, whole genome shotgun sequence genome includes a window with the following:
- the LOC142550571 gene encoding uncharacterized protein LOC142550571: MNFLIWNVRGLRSSESQQRLHAHVKDKRVKILAILEPMIDLDVRFMTRRFGFSRVISNSSGHIWVFFAEDVMVECLFDHTQFLHFRVSATFLPTTVFCSFVYAKCDYIERRQLWNSLLQVKPAQGPWLVGGDFNVVRNSSECLGSSVPVFASGPSSFRFQSMWLRHHGFLQTVRLNWNLPCHLNGMPRLFVKLKRLKSHLKWWNKSVFGDLFAKLAEAEQAVRIAEADCEAAPSDLHWTSLSNCNADLARVTAMEADFWRQKAACRWLEDGERNTKLFHNMVKKKRVANKIFRIWDNGSCITSPELIQQSGAAFFQNLLTGDPFVLSCPDFSDFPLVISDLENANIAAPPSLEEDVFDAVLDFFRGSHLPQGFTATTITLIPKVMGAQAWSDFRPISLCNVTNKIISKLLYSRLKEVAERLVLWNQSGFVPGRGPMVFSVGCLEALWLFRAVNINGSLTGFFGSTRGLRQGDPLSPLLFILGAEYLSRGLDRLYRQHPAIRYRSGCDLLLSHLAYADDIIIFANGGTREMNSLMDFLHHYENCSGQLVNAVKSVIILPPRCSGRTRSRLLRITGFGEGCFPIKYLGVPLFRGNRVCSLFDPLVQMVSKKLEGWELKTLSPGSRMTLLRSVLLSVPIYMFQVVQPPLAVMERLENVFNGFLWGSRSLDKKWHWARWSRACLPVSEGGLGFRRLKDIVDSFSIKLWFRFRQGSSLWAKFMMRKYCQLVHPAYVSSAGFISPTWRRLLKIRARAESGIRWRIGVGDVAFWDDIWCGDVPLSSQVLLRGDRGVRVSHFLSDGAWDFDLLCSVVPPSVAETITLIPIASGEPDSAIWVHSSDGVFSLKSAWELVRLRDQVSDIFTPCWGSWLRPTMSFFLWRFWHQWLPVDDVLQRRGFELASKCQCCEMPETFTHIFIDSPLARSVWHYFGAVFHVRIPLTSDFRLFLSAWKRHPGWTPRGHVKEFLPFIVLWFLWTARNDAKHRHLHISAETVKSQILSYLRLAHAASTVKPMHWRGVLQAARAMGIFVQLRRARKLTIVRWLRPPFGCFKLNVDGSSRGSPGDSTVGGVVRDSSGHVTLAHDVCILVCSEWVSALFLLVLSFGTFMVPGGRLLLVLLGRRISYCRGVCWMSWWIHGVLSKGSSASYDMFVRLLLHGIEISALLIQMLDIFCSGGIAIYILLCDRHYWTLQDDSSGMRAFAWTLRSSRHYHFVFLSMRFIALLLFD, from the exons atgaattttctcatatggaATGTCAGGGGGCTCCGGAGCTCGGAGTCTCAACAAAGGCTACATGCCCACGTTAAAGATAAGAGAGTCAAGATCTTGGCTATTTTGGAAcccatgattgatctggatGTTCGTTTTATGACTCGTCGTTTTGGTTTTTCTCGAGTTATATCGAACTCCTCGGGTCATATCTGGGTTTTCTTTGCTGAGGATGTCATGGTTGAGTGTCTTTTTGATCACACTCAATTCCTTCACTTCCGGGTTTCTGCTACTTTTTTGCCGACCACTGTCTTTTGTTCCTTTGTTTATGCTAAGTGTGACTACATTGAGCGCAGACAGCTTTGGAATTCTTTGCTTCAGGTTAAGCCTGCTCAGGGTCCTTGGCTTGTTGGTGGCGACTTTAATGTAGTCAGGAATTCGTCGGAGTGTTTGGGTTCTTCTG TCCCGGTCTTTGCTAGTGGGCCGAGTTCTTTTCGCTTTCAGAGCATGTGGCTcaggcaccatggttttttgcagacggtgaggcttaattggaatttaCCGTGTCATTTGAACGGTATGCCCCGTCTTTTTGTGAAGTTGAAGCGCCTCAAAAGCCATCTGAAGTGGTGGAATAAGAGTGTTTTTGGTGATCTTTTTGCCAAACTTGCTGAGGCGGAGCAGGCTGTCCGGATTGCTGAGGCAGATTGCGAGGCTGCTCCTTCGGATTTACATTGGACTAGTTTGTCCAATTGCAATGCAGATCTTGCTAGGgttaccgccatggaggcggatttttggcggCAAAAAGCCGCTTGTAGGtggttagaggatggtgagaggaacaccaaactcttccaCAATATGGTCAAGAAAAAAAGGGTGGCTAATAAAATCTTTCGTATTTGGGATAATGGCTCTTGCATTACTTCCCCTGAGCTTATTCAGCAGTCTGGGGCCGCCTTTTTTCAAAACCTGCTTACTGGGGATCCTTTTGTGCTTTCTTGCCCGGATTTTTCTGATTTCCCCTTGGTGATCTCGGATTTGGAGAACGCAAATATTGCTGCCCCTCCTTCTTTGGAGGAG gatgtttttgatgcGGTCCTGGATTTCTTTCGGGGTAGTCACTTGCCACAGGGgtttactgccaccacgatcACATTGATTCCCAAAGTCATGGGAGCTCAGGCTTGGTCGGACTTTCGTCCTATCAGCTTGTGTAATGTGACTAATAAGATAATTTCCAAACTTTTATATTCTCGGCTGAAGGAGGTGGCGGAGAGGCTGGTTTTGTGGAATCAGAGTGGCTTTGTTCCAGGGCGG GGTCCAATGGTCTTTTCTGTTGGATGTCTTGAGGCATTATGGCTTTTCAGAGCAG ttaatatcaatggttcaCTCACTGGATTCTTTGGATCCACTAGGGGTCTCCGGCAGGGCGACCCTTTGTCCccacttcttttcattttgggggcagAGTACCTTTCGCGTGGTCTTGATCGTCTTTATCGTCAGCATCCTGCGATTAGGTACCGATCTGGTTGTGATCTCCTTCTTTCCCAcctggcctatgctgatgatatcattatttttgccaatggtgggacTCGTGAGATGAACAGTCTCATGGATTTTTTGCATCACTATGAAAACTGCTCGGGGCAGTTGGTGAATGCAGTTAAGAGTGTCAttattttgcctccgaggtgttCTGGTCGTACTCGTTCCCGTCTCCTTCGTATCACTGGGTTTGGGGAGGGTTGTTTTCCTATCAAATACCTCGGAGTTCCTTTGTTTCGTGGGAATAGAGTTTGCTCTCTTTTTGATCCCCTTGTGCAGATGGTGAGTAAGAAGTTGGAGGGTTGGGAGCTTAAAACTCTTTCCCCGGGGAGCCGTATGACTCTCCTTAGGAGTGTCCTCCTTTCGGTTCCCATTTACATGTTCCAGGTAGTCCAGCCACCTCTGGCAGTTATGGAGAGGCTTGAGAATGTTTTCAATGGTTTCCTGTGGGGATCCAGATCCTTGGataagaaatggcattgggcgaGGTGGTCTCGTGCATGTCTTCCTGTCTCTGAAGGGGGTCTTGGATTTCGCAGGCTCAAAGATATtgtggatagcttctccattAAATTATGGTTTCGTTTTCGTCAAGGTTCATCCCTATGGGCCAAATTCATGATGAGAAAATACTGCCAGTTGGTGCATCCAGCTTATGTTTCATCTGCTGGgttcatttctcccacttggcgtcGTTTGCTTAAGATTAGGGCTCGTGCTGAATCTGGCATTCGATGGAGAATTGGGGTGGGAGATGTTGCTTTTTGGGATGACATCTGGTGTGGGGATGTTCCCTTGTCTAGTCAGGTCCTGCTTAGGGGGGATCGGGGTGTCCGTGTTTCTCACTTTCTTTCAGATGGGGCTTGGGATTTTGACCTTCTCTGCTCAGTTGTCCCACCCTCTGTTGCTGAGACTATTACTCTGATCCCTATTGCATCGGGGGAGCCCGATTCGGCTATTTGGGTGCATAGTTCTGACGGTGTTTTTTCGCTGAAATCCGCATGGGAGCTTGTCCGCTTGAGAGACCAAGTTTCTGATATCTTCACTCCTTGCTGGGGCAGTTGGCTGAGGCCTACTATGTCTTTCTTCCTCTGgaggttttggcatcaatggCTTCCAGTTGACGATGTGCTCCAGCGTCGTGGTTTCGAGCTGGCGTCtaaatgtcagtgttgtgagatgCCTGAGACATTCACGCACATTTTCATTGATAGCCCTCTTGCCAGGTCTGTATGGCATTACTTTGGGGCTGTTTTTCATGTCCGTATTCCCCTTACCAGTGATTTCAGACTCTTCCTCAGTGCTTGGAAGAGGCATCCGGGGTGGACTCCTAGGGGCCACGTGAAGGAGTTTTTGCCTTTCATTGTTTTatggtttctctggacggctcgTAACGATGCGAAACACCGTCATTTGCACATTTCCGCGGAGACTGTTaagtctcagattttgtcttatttGCGCCTCGCTCACGCTGCGTCTACTGTTAAGCCCATGCACTGGCGGGGTGTTTTGCAGGCTGCGAGGGCTATGGGGATTTTTGTTCAGTTGCGTAGGGCTCGTAAACTGACGATTGTTCGTTGGTTGCGGCCGCCGTTCGGGTGTTTTAAATTGAATGtagatgggagttcgagaggtAGTCCTGGGGACTCTACTGTTGGTGGGGTTGTTCGTGACTCTTCTGGGCATGTG ACACTTGCACATGATGTGTGTATTCTTGTTTGTTCTGAGTGGGTCTCTGCCCTATTTCTGTTGGTGCTTTCCTTTGGCACATTCATGGTTCCTGGAGGGCGTTTACTGCTGGTTCTCCTTGGCCGCCGTATCAGTTATTGTAGAGGTGTTTGCTGGATGTCATGGTGGATTCATGGGGTGCTTTCTAAAGGATCCTCTGCTTCTTATGACATGTTCGTCAGACTCCTACTTCATGGGATCGAGATCTCTGCTCTTTTGATTCAGATGCTAGATATCTTTTGTTCTGGCGGGATTGCGATCTATATATTACTCTGTGATCGCCATTATTGGACTCTCCAGGATGATAGCTCCGGGATGAGAGCTTTTGCATGGACTCTGCGATCATCTCGCCATTATCATTTTGTCTTCCTCAGCATGCGGTTCATAGCGCTTCTCCTTTTTGATTAG